Proteins from a genomic interval of Coccinella septempunctata chromosome 2, icCocSept1.1, whole genome shotgun sequence:
- the LOC123307443 gene encoding protein CBFA2T1 isoform X3: MEPKLIKEETSEKEAGGSFPETPRTRSAKANKEARCKTPDSPEGARQAPASPNQSSHPSNGPPSPTNGASNDSLTPPLPASTALSVNLEGVHPQLQPLGSFSSGVTRPLVKVKRFLSTLVQFGSDIGPDIGERVKSLVLNLVSSNLSIEEFHQSLQEVTNFPLRPFVLPLLRSHLPLLQREIHAMARSNKQSTLQYVRNHEHVVLDPSHSPSEMADIFLPTDMNFTGIKRKASESIYENGYGTRHPEDFPPVKRPMNQNPFFFPNQGLIHVQSPLNHPHLLDYAPHALPNKTEDTNNNNRGDEEWKNIHVMLNCILSMVEKTKRALSILQQRNSQDITNDWFRKQDVSVDLKKAANEIMIQAVRQTEDRVAEVKKRAEEAVNDVKRQAVIDLQKAVAAAESKANELIAVERAKMEKLISESRKTEENQKLHLENAENSLSPPVLTQPSPSQQNACWNCGRKAHETCSGCGIARYCGSFCQHKDWENHHQLCNKEKTAARAPIRATTPNTTTISTTNHVTQLEPSPKFKK, from the exons CTAACAAAGAAGCGAGATGTAAGACCCCCGACTCTCCTGAAGGAGCTCGTCAAGCACCAGCCTCCCCTAACCAGTCCAGCCATCCCTCAAACGGCCCACCATCCCCCACCAACGGGGCCTCAAACGACAGCCTAACTCCACCACTTCCAGCCTCCACGGCCCTTTCGGTAAACTTGGAAGGGGTCCACCCCCAACTCCAACCCTTAGGAAGCTTTTCATCCGGTGTGACCAGACCCTTGGTGAAGGTGAAGAGGTTTTTGAGCACCCTGGTGCAGTTTGGAAGCGACATCGGTCCAGATATTGGGGAGAGGGTGAAGAGTCTTGTGCTGAATTTAGTG AGTTCAAACTTAAGCATAGAAGAATTTCACCAGTCGCTACAGGAGGTCACAAATTTTCCTCTTCGACCTTTTGTGCTGCCACTTCTTCGATCACATCTACCTTTGTTACAGAGGGAAATTCATGCAATGGCAAGATCCAATAAGCAA tctacACTTCAATACGTGAGGAATCATGAACATGTTGTTTTGGATCCATCACATTCTCCCTCAGAAATGGCTGATATATTTCTACCAACTGACATGAACTTTACTGGAATCAAGAGGAAAGCTTCAGAAAG CATTTACGAAAACGGCTACGGCACTCGGCATCCAGAAGATTTCCCACCAGTCAAGAGACCAATGAACCAAAACCCTTTTTTCTTCCCGAATCAGGGTCTCATCCACGTTCAGTCGCCACTGAACCATCCGCATCTACTAGACTACGCACCACACGCCCTTCCAAACAAAACGGAGGACACAAATAACAACAACAGAGGTGATGAGGAGTGGAAAAACATTCACGTCATGCTCAACTGCATCCTCTCCATGGTGGAAAAAACGAAGAGGGCTCTGTCCATATTGCAGCAGAGGAATTCCCAGGATATCACCAACGACTGGTTCAGGAAGCAGGATGTGAGTGTGGATTTGAAAAAGGCGGCTAATGAGATCATGATACAGGCGGTGAGGCAGACTGAAGACAGGGTTGCTGAGGTGAAGAAAAGGGCTGAAGAAGCTGTGAACGATGTGAAACGCCAGGCTGTTATAGATTTGCAGAAGGCGGTGGCTGCTGCTGAATCCAAAGCTAACGAATTGATTGCAGTGGAAAGGGCAAAGATGGAAAAACTCATCTCTG AATCCAGGAAAACAGAGGAAAATCAGAAATTGCATTTGGAAAATGCTGAAAACAGCTTATCCCCACCTGTATTGACACAGCCATCGCCATCGCAACAAAAT GCCTGCTGGAATTGTGGTCGTAAAGCGCACGAAACATGTTCGGGCTGCGGCATTGCCAGGTACTGCGGTTCCTTCTGTCAACACAAGGACTGGGAAAACCACCACCAACTCTGCAACAAGGAGAAGACGGCTGCCAGAGCTCCCATCCGAGCCACCACCCCTAACACCACCACCATCTCCACAACGAATCATGTGACGCAACTCGAGCCGTCGCCAAAATTCAAAAAGTGA
- the LOC123307592 gene encoding cytochrome c oxidase subunit 6C-like has translation MTDATAKVYPRPQLKGLLKRQIGRNLIGLAIFTTTTVVAMKIFYNDKNKRDYAEFHKNYDIDKEFERMRKKGLFDSCSDED, from the exons ATGACCGACGCAACAGCTAAAGTTTACCCCAGACCCCAACTGAAGGGGTTGCTGAAAAGGCAGATAGGAAGAAATTTAATTGGACTTGCAATTTTCACGACAACCACTGTGGTTGCTATGAAAATTTTCTATAACGATAAAAATAAACGTGATTATGCCGAATTTCACAA aaactACGATATCGATAAGGAATTCGAGAGGATGAGGAAAAAGGGTTTGTTCGACTCTTGCAGTGACGaagattga
- the LOC123307443 gene encoding protein CBFA2T1 isoform X1, protein MVSVRTVWKGMEPKLIKEETSEKEAGGSFPETPRTRSAKANKEARCKTPDSPEGARQAPASPNQSSHPSNGPPSPTNGASNDSLTPPLPASTALSVNLEGVHPQLQPLGSFSSGVTRPLVKVKRFLSTLVQFGSDIGPDIGERVKSLVLNLVSSNLSIEEFHQSLQEVTNFPLRPFVLPLLRSHLPLLQREIHAMARSNKQSTLQYVRNHEHVVLDPSHSPSEMADIFLPTDMNFTGIKRKASESIYENGYGTRHPEDFPPVKRPMNQNPFFFPNQGLIHVQSPLNHPHLLDYAPHALPNKTEDTNNNNRGDEEWKNIHVMLNCILSMVEKTKRALSILQQRNSQDITNDWFRKQDVSVDLKKAANEIMIQAVRQTEDRVAEVKKRAEEAVNDVKRQAVIDLQKAVAAAESKANELIAVERAKMEKLISESRKTEENQKLHLENAENSLSPPVLTQPSPSQQNACWNCGRKAHETCSGCGIARYCGSFCQHKDWENHHQLCNKEKTAARAPIRATTPNTTTISTTNHVTQLEPSPKFKK, encoded by the exons CTAACAAAGAAGCGAGATGTAAGACCCCCGACTCTCCTGAAGGAGCTCGTCAAGCACCAGCCTCCCCTAACCAGTCCAGCCATCCCTCAAACGGCCCACCATCCCCCACCAACGGGGCCTCAAACGACAGCCTAACTCCACCACTTCCAGCCTCCACGGCCCTTTCGGTAAACTTGGAAGGGGTCCACCCCCAACTCCAACCCTTAGGAAGCTTTTCATCCGGTGTGACCAGACCCTTGGTGAAGGTGAAGAGGTTTTTGAGCACCCTGGTGCAGTTTGGAAGCGACATCGGTCCAGATATTGGGGAGAGGGTGAAGAGTCTTGTGCTGAATTTAGTG AGTTCAAACTTAAGCATAGAAGAATTTCACCAGTCGCTACAGGAGGTCACAAATTTTCCTCTTCGACCTTTTGTGCTGCCACTTCTTCGATCACATCTACCTTTGTTACAGAGGGAAATTCATGCAATGGCAAGATCCAATAAGCAA tctacACTTCAATACGTGAGGAATCATGAACATGTTGTTTTGGATCCATCACATTCTCCCTCAGAAATGGCTGATATATTTCTACCAACTGACATGAACTTTACTGGAATCAAGAGGAAAGCTTCAGAAAG CATTTACGAAAACGGCTACGGCACTCGGCATCCAGAAGATTTCCCACCAGTCAAGAGACCAATGAACCAAAACCCTTTTTTCTTCCCGAATCAGGGTCTCATCCACGTTCAGTCGCCACTGAACCATCCGCATCTACTAGACTACGCACCACACGCCCTTCCAAACAAAACGGAGGACACAAATAACAACAACAGAGGTGATGAGGAGTGGAAAAACATTCACGTCATGCTCAACTGCATCCTCTCCATGGTGGAAAAAACGAAGAGGGCTCTGTCCATATTGCAGCAGAGGAATTCCCAGGATATCACCAACGACTGGTTCAGGAAGCAGGATGTGAGTGTGGATTTGAAAAAGGCGGCTAATGAGATCATGATACAGGCGGTGAGGCAGACTGAAGACAGGGTTGCTGAGGTGAAGAAAAGGGCTGAAGAAGCTGTGAACGATGTGAAACGCCAGGCTGTTATAGATTTGCAGAAGGCGGTGGCTGCTGCTGAATCCAAAGCTAACGAATTGATTGCAGTGGAAAGGGCAAAGATGGAAAAACTCATCTCTG AATCCAGGAAAACAGAGGAAAATCAGAAATTGCATTTGGAAAATGCTGAAAACAGCTTATCCCCACCTGTATTGACACAGCCATCGCCATCGCAACAAAAT GCCTGCTGGAATTGTGGTCGTAAAGCGCACGAAACATGTTCGGGCTGCGGCATTGCCAGGTACTGCGGTTCCTTCTGTCAACACAAGGACTGGGAAAACCACCACCAACTCTGCAACAAGGAGAAGACGGCTGCCAGAGCTCCCATCCGAGCCACCACCCCTAACACCACCACCATCTCCACAACGAATCATGTGACGCAACTCGAGCCGTCGCCAAAATTCAAAAAGTGA
- the LOC123307591 gene encoding putative gustatory receptor 28a isoform X2 produces MNTDVFPVKYFKRNMFGLQISVVTCFVSIEITLKLIHTRSFSFYEFFHHLNWILVSYKHALEGEFLALVLGEIKGIFSILGERIRQETNIINFSNNKRDLLLKINSIRKISSIHFSLVDSVIALTSVLTFDTYLWLIMNIIHLIHSCHFVIDSILRKKLSLYHQLWSFHEILKNCLVIYIWTSLSDEANRSVIILHDIWNKYADCGKIDSQIRYLQFISLRFMTSKLKFTAYGFFPLDWTFLHTVLAVTTTYIIILIQLRY; encoded by the exons ATGAATACAGATGTCTTTCCTGTGAAATATTTTAAGAGAAACATGTTTGGTTTACAAATATCAGTAGTTACTTGTTTCGTTTCCATCGAAAtaactttgaaattaattcacaCAAGATCATTTTCGttctatgaatttttccatCACTTGAACTGGATTTTGGTCTCGTATAAACATGCTTTAGAAGGGGAGTTCTTAGCCCTTGTTCTGGGTGAAATCAAAGGGATCTTTTCAATACTGGGTGAAAGAATAAGACAAGAAACGAACATAATTAATTTTTCGAACAATAAGAGGGATCTCCTACTGAAAATAAATAGCATACGTAAGATTTCCTCAATTCATTTTAGTCTGGTTGATTCAGTGATAGCCCTGACCTCAGTTCTGACATTTGATACCTACTTATGGTTGATTATGAACATTATCCATCTTATTCAttcctgtcatttcgttatcgactCGATCCTGAggaaaaaattgagtttgtaTCATCAGTTATGGTCATTTCATGAAATCCTAAAAAACTGCTTGGTGATCTACATTTGGACGTCACTTTCAGATGAG GCTAACCGATCTGTCATTATTTTGCATGATATATGGAACAAATATGCAGATTGTGGCAAAATCGACAGCCAGATTCGTTATCTCCAGTTCATATCTTTGAGGTTTATGACGAGCAAGTTGAAATTTACAGCATACGGATTTTTTCCTCTGGATTGGACGTTTTTACACACG GTATTAGCTGTAACGACAACTTATATAATTATACTGATCCAATTGAGGTActga
- the LOC123307591 gene encoding uncharacterized protein LOC123307591 isoform X1 codes for MNTDVFPVKYFKRNMFGLQISVVTCFVSIEITLKLIHTRSFSFYEFFHHLNWILVSYKHALEGEFLALVLGEIKGIFSILGERIRQETNIINFSNNKRDLLLKINSIRKISSIHFSLVDSVIALTSVLTFDTYLWLIMNIIHLIHSCHFVIDSILRKKLSLYHQLWSFHEILKNCLVIYIWTSLSDEANRSVIILHDIWNKYADCGKIDSQIRYLQFISLRFMTSKLKFTAYGFFPLDWTFLHTLGINQPQGMDIGRLVNISLFYRPRVGFICQY; via the exons ATGAATACAGATGTCTTTCCTGTGAAATATTTTAAGAGAAACATGTTTGGTTTACAAATATCAGTAGTTACTTGTTTCGTTTCCATCGAAAtaactttgaaattaattcacaCAAGATCATTTTCGttctatgaatttttccatCACTTGAACTGGATTTTGGTCTCGTATAAACATGCTTTAGAAGGGGAGTTCTTAGCCCTTGTTCTGGGTGAAATCAAAGGGATCTTTTCAATACTGGGTGAAAGAATAAGACAAGAAACGAACATAATTAATTTTTCGAACAATAAGAGGGATCTCCTACTGAAAATAAATAGCATACGTAAGATTTCCTCAATTCATTTTAGTCTGGTTGATTCAGTGATAGCCCTGACCTCAGTTCTGACATTTGATACCTACTTATGGTTGATTATGAACATTATCCATCTTATTCAttcctgtcatttcgttatcgactCGATCCTGAggaaaaaattgagtttgtaTCATCAGTTATGGTCATTTCATGAAATCCTAAAAAACTGCTTGGTGATCTACATTTGGACGTCACTTTCAGATGAG GCTAACCGATCTGTCATTATTTTGCATGATATATGGAACAAATATGCAGATTGTGGCAAAATCGACAGCCAGATTCGTTATCTCCAGTTCATATCTTTGAGGTTTATGACGAGCAAGTTGAAATTTACAGCATACGGATTTTTTCCTCTGGATTGGACGTTTTTACACACG CTTGGGATAAACCAACCGCAAGGCATGGACATCGGGAGATTAGTAAACATAAGTCTGTTTTATCGTCCTCGAGTGGGCTTTATCTGTCAATATTAG
- the LOC123308668 gene encoding uncharacterized protein LOC123308668, with product MKNVQDEKNQLLYGRDLKKIILNLRRLSRIHYEILDSLVKLNSVMSLDIAVWMTSNFINLVTTIFIISMSLHSGQLAVLHFLWFFFEIFKVYFIISIWSEVSDEANKSVTLIHDIWNEYMQNGRFQRELLYLQYICMRMHATKLKLSAYGFFPLVKTILHSIVASSTMFIIILIQLKT from the exons atgaaaaatgtaCAAGATGAAAAGAATCAACTGTTATATGGTcgagatttgaaaaaaataattctgaacTTGAGAAGACTTTCAAGGATACATTACGAAATTCTGGATTCATTGGTGAAACTAAATTCCGTGATGTCTTTAGATATTGCTGTTTGGATGACTTCGAATTTCATTAACCTTGTAACAACAATTTTTATCATCAGCATGTCGCTACATTCTGGTCAGCTAGCTGTGTTGCACTTTTTGTggtttttctttgaaatattcaagGTTTATTTCATCATCTCGATTTGGAGCGAAGTATCTGATGAG GCAAACAAAAGTGTTACTTTAATCCACGACATTTGGAATGAATATATGCAAAATGGGAGATTCCAGAGGGAACTACTCTATCTGCAGTATATTTGCATGAGGATGCATGCAACAAAATTGAAACTCTCTGCATATGGATTCTTCCCTTTGGTCAAAACAATTCTGCACTCT attgTGGCTTCTTCTACAATGTTCATTATTATCCTCATTCAACTGAAAACATGA
- the LOC123307443 gene encoding protein CBFA2T1 isoform X2, with protein sequence MKRGMEPKLIKEETSEKEAGGSFPETPRTRSAKANKEARCKTPDSPEGARQAPASPNQSSHPSNGPPSPTNGASNDSLTPPLPASTALSVNLEGVHPQLQPLGSFSSGVTRPLVKVKRFLSTLVQFGSDIGPDIGERVKSLVLNLVSSNLSIEEFHQSLQEVTNFPLRPFVLPLLRSHLPLLQREIHAMARSNKQSTLQYVRNHEHVVLDPSHSPSEMADIFLPTDMNFTGIKRKASESIYENGYGTRHPEDFPPVKRPMNQNPFFFPNQGLIHVQSPLNHPHLLDYAPHALPNKTEDTNNNNRGDEEWKNIHVMLNCILSMVEKTKRALSILQQRNSQDITNDWFRKQDVSVDLKKAANEIMIQAVRQTEDRVAEVKKRAEEAVNDVKRQAVIDLQKAVAAAESKANELIAVERAKMEKLISESRKTEENQKLHLENAENSLSPPVLTQPSPSQQNACWNCGRKAHETCSGCGIARYCGSFCQHKDWENHHQLCNKEKTAARAPIRATTPNTTTISTTNHVTQLEPSPKFKK encoded by the exons CTAACAAAGAAGCGAGATGTAAGACCCCCGACTCTCCTGAAGGAGCTCGTCAAGCACCAGCCTCCCCTAACCAGTCCAGCCATCCCTCAAACGGCCCACCATCCCCCACCAACGGGGCCTCAAACGACAGCCTAACTCCACCACTTCCAGCCTCCACGGCCCTTTCGGTAAACTTGGAAGGGGTCCACCCCCAACTCCAACCCTTAGGAAGCTTTTCATCCGGTGTGACCAGACCCTTGGTGAAGGTGAAGAGGTTTTTGAGCACCCTGGTGCAGTTTGGAAGCGACATCGGTCCAGATATTGGGGAGAGGGTGAAGAGTCTTGTGCTGAATTTAGTG AGTTCAAACTTAAGCATAGAAGAATTTCACCAGTCGCTACAGGAGGTCACAAATTTTCCTCTTCGACCTTTTGTGCTGCCACTTCTTCGATCACATCTACCTTTGTTACAGAGGGAAATTCATGCAATGGCAAGATCCAATAAGCAA tctacACTTCAATACGTGAGGAATCATGAACATGTTGTTTTGGATCCATCACATTCTCCCTCAGAAATGGCTGATATATTTCTACCAACTGACATGAACTTTACTGGAATCAAGAGGAAAGCTTCAGAAAG CATTTACGAAAACGGCTACGGCACTCGGCATCCAGAAGATTTCCCACCAGTCAAGAGACCAATGAACCAAAACCCTTTTTTCTTCCCGAATCAGGGTCTCATCCACGTTCAGTCGCCACTGAACCATCCGCATCTACTAGACTACGCACCACACGCCCTTCCAAACAAAACGGAGGACACAAATAACAACAACAGAGGTGATGAGGAGTGGAAAAACATTCACGTCATGCTCAACTGCATCCTCTCCATGGTGGAAAAAACGAAGAGGGCTCTGTCCATATTGCAGCAGAGGAATTCCCAGGATATCACCAACGACTGGTTCAGGAAGCAGGATGTGAGTGTGGATTTGAAAAAGGCGGCTAATGAGATCATGATACAGGCGGTGAGGCAGACTGAAGACAGGGTTGCTGAGGTGAAGAAAAGGGCTGAAGAAGCTGTGAACGATGTGAAACGCCAGGCTGTTATAGATTTGCAGAAGGCGGTGGCTGCTGCTGAATCCAAAGCTAACGAATTGATTGCAGTGGAAAGGGCAAAGATGGAAAAACTCATCTCTG AATCCAGGAAAACAGAGGAAAATCAGAAATTGCATTTGGAAAATGCTGAAAACAGCTTATCCCCACCTGTATTGACACAGCCATCGCCATCGCAACAAAAT GCCTGCTGGAATTGTGGTCGTAAAGCGCACGAAACATGTTCGGGCTGCGGCATTGCCAGGTACTGCGGTTCCTTCTGTCAACACAAGGACTGGGAAAACCACCACCAACTCTGCAACAAGGAGAAGACGGCTGCCAGAGCTCCCATCCGAGCCACCACCCCTAACACCACCACCATCTCCACAACGAATCATGTGACGCAACTCGAGCCGTCGCCAAAATTCAAAAAGTGA
- the LOC123307591 gene encoding uncharacterized protein LOC123307591 isoform X3 codes for MNTDVFPVKYFKRNMFGLQISVVTCFVSIEITLKLIHTRSFSFYEFFHHLNWILVSYKHALEGEFLALVLGEIKGIFSILGERIRQETNIINFSNNKRDLLLKINSIRKISSIHFSLVDSVIALTSVLTFDTYLWLIMNIIHLIHSCHFVIDSILRKKLSLYHQLWSFHEILKNCLVIYIWTSLSDELGINQPQGMDIGRLVNISLFYRPRVGFICQY; via the exons ATGAATACAGATGTCTTTCCTGTGAAATATTTTAAGAGAAACATGTTTGGTTTACAAATATCAGTAGTTACTTGTTTCGTTTCCATCGAAAtaactttgaaattaattcacaCAAGATCATTTTCGttctatgaatttttccatCACTTGAACTGGATTTTGGTCTCGTATAAACATGCTTTAGAAGGGGAGTTCTTAGCCCTTGTTCTGGGTGAAATCAAAGGGATCTTTTCAATACTGGGTGAAAGAATAAGACAAGAAACGAACATAATTAATTTTTCGAACAATAAGAGGGATCTCCTACTGAAAATAAATAGCATACGTAAGATTTCCTCAATTCATTTTAGTCTGGTTGATTCAGTGATAGCCCTGACCTCAGTTCTGACATTTGATACCTACTTATGGTTGATTATGAACATTATCCATCTTATTCAttcctgtcatttcgttatcgactCGATCCTGAggaaaaaattgagtttgtaTCATCAGTTATGGTCATTTCATGAAATCCTAAAAAACTGCTTGGTGATCTACATTTGGACGTCACTTTCAGATGAG CTTGGGATAAACCAACCGCAAGGCATGGACATCGGGAGATTAGTAAACATAAGTCTGTTTTATCGTCCTCGAGTGGGCTTTATCTGTCAATATTAG